Proteins encoded by one window of Rhodamnia argentea isolate NSW1041297 chromosome 6, ASM2092103v1, whole genome shotgun sequence:
- the LOC115726319 gene encoding uncharacterized protein LOC115726319: protein MIEERRGGSRPPHGVLLAVVVGIVVAVPFLVGDGGEAVTGAISDLLTPVGLLLLPIALLLTIQFLSSDRGSFVSAIFSNSGEPDSIHRVSGSPVGVALFLALLLFLLYSRVSIFGGDEDSE from the coding sequence ATGATCGAAGAGAGGCGCGGCGGATCTCGGCCGCCGCACGGCGTCCTGctggcggtggtggtcggcatTGTGGTGGCCGTCCCCTTCCTCgtcggcgacggcggcgagGCCGTGACGGGCGCGATCTCCGACCTGCTGACCCCGGTGGGGCTGCTCCTCCTCCCCATCGCCCTCCTCCTCACCATCCAGTTCCTCTCCTCGGACCGCGGCTCCTTCGTGTCGGCGATCTTCTCCAACTCCGGCGAGCCGGATAGCATCCACCGGGTCAGCGGGTCCCCGGTGGGCGTCGCGCTCTTCCTCGCCCTCCTCCTGTTCCTGCTGTACAGCCGCGTCTCGATCTTCGGCGGCGACGAAGACTCCGAGTGA
- the LOC115726317 gene encoding chaperone protein dnaJ 49 has product MDSNKDEALRCVGFAEKAIAAGNKERALRFIKIARRLDRNLPVAELLDQCDKLNFGSEETSTECDESNKEPGSGKYDEASNAGKKKFSEEHVQLIGRIKRTRDYYALLGLEKACSLEEIKKAYRKLSLKVHPDKNKAPGSEEAFKKVSKAFKCLSDDGSRREYDHTGFVEEFEYNQRHNARQRRRRAGNDLFDDDFDPDEIFRAFFRQGQPFRTSHVYRTGGAGGYRREDSDVGGFSLMVLLQVLPFLIILLLAYLPFTEPEYSLFKNYTYEVSKATEKHGVEFFVKSSAFDNSYPPGSPARANIEDNVIKDYKNMLWRYCHIEMQRRQWNKNLPSPNCNKLHNFGIA; this is encoded by the coding sequence ATGGATAGCAACAAAGACGAAGCGTTGAGGTGTGTAGGATTTGCCGAGAAGGCGATCGCCGCGGGCAACAAAGAGCGTGCCCTTAGGTTTATCAAAATTGCGCGGCGCTTGGACCGTAATTTGCCCGTTGCTGAGCTCTTGGACCAATGTGACAAGCTCAATTTTGGTTCAGAGGAGACTTCCACTGAATGTGATGAGAGTAATAAGGAGCCTGGTTCTGGTAAATATGATGAAGCATCAAATGCTGGGAAAAAGAAGTTCAGTGAAGAACATGTTCAACTAATTGGGCGGATTAAGAGAACGAGGGATTATTATGCACTTTTGGGATTAGAGAAAGCTTGCTCCTTGGAGGAGATTAAGAAGGCTTATAGGAAATTGTCGCTGAAAGTGCATCCCGATAAGAACAAGGCACCTGGTTCGGAGGAGGCATTCAAGAAAGTGTCCAAAGCATTTAAGTGCTTGAGCGATGATGGTTCGAGGAGAGAGTATGATCACACTGGTTTTGTCGAGGAATTCGAGTATAATCAGCGGCATAATGCAAGGCAGAGGAGGAGAAGAGCAGGAAATGATTTGTTTGATGATGATTTTGACCCGGATGAGATATTTAGAGCCTTCTTCCGTCAGGGGCAGCCTTTCAGGACTTCTCATGTTTATAGGACAGGAGGAGCGGGTGGTTACCGGAGAGAGGACTCTGATGTAGGAGGATTTAGCCTAATGGTTCTTTTGCAAGTGTTACCATTTCTGATCATCCTTCTGCTCGCATATCTGCCCTTTACGGAGCCTGAGTACTCGCTGTTCAAGAATTACACTTATGAGGTCTCCAAGGCAACTGAAAAACATGGAGTGGAATTCTTTGTGAAATCATCTGCATTTGATAATAGTTATCCACCAGGAAGTCCTGCTCGAGCTAACATTGAGGACAACGTGATCAAGGATTATAAAAATATGCTTTGGCGTTACTGTCATATAGAAATGCAAAGACGTCAGTGGAATAAGAATCTGCCATCTCCTAATTGCAATAAGCTGCATAACTTTGGCATAGCATGA